A window from Lepus europaeus isolate LE1 chromosome 20, mLepTim1.pri, whole genome shotgun sequence encodes these proteins:
- the LOC133749603 gene encoding ADP-ribosylation factor-like protein 4A isoform X1 has product MRAQGAGLAGLPPLRAGRQWGWRWWVVREAWAWPAPESEVSSIGSARAAGRAEASGWVAFPPPGAGAPAHALSLVPRLQSRSSLVVESPRRRNFKVLRREHFHLGQLPALEMGNGLSDQTSILSSLPSFQSFHIVILGLDCAGKTTVLYRLQFNEFVNTVPTKGFNTEKIKVTLGNSKTVTFHFWDVGGQEKLRPLWKSYTRCTDGIVFVVDSVDVERMEEAKTELHKITRISENQGVPVLIVANKQDLRNSLSLSEIEKLLAMGELSSSTPWHLQPTCAIIGDGLKEGLEKLHDMIIKRRKMLRQQKKKR; this is encoded by the exons ATGAGGGCGCAGGGGGCGGGCCTTGCAGGGCTGCCCCCGCTGAGGGCTGGCCGCCAATGGGGTTGGAGGTGGTGGGTGGTCCGTGAGGCGTGGGCGTGGCCGGCCCCTGAGTCCGAGGTTTCCAGCATAGGCAGCGCCAGAGCTGCGGGCAGAGCGGAGGCGAGCGGTTGGGTTGCGTTTCCCCCACCCGGAGCAGGAGCGCCTGCCCATGCACTCTCATTGGTTCCCAGACTGCAGTCCCGGAG CAGTCTTGTGGTTGAGTCACCCAGGAGGAGAAATTTTAAAGTCCTAAGAAGAGAGCATTTCCATTTGGGACAATTACCTGCGCTGGAAATGGGGAATGGACTATCAGACCAAACTTCTATCCTGTCCAGCCTGCCTTCGTTTCAGTCCTTTCACATCGTTATTCTGGGTTTGGACTGTGCAGGAAAGACGACTGTCTTATACAGACTACAGTTCAATGAGTTTGTAAATACTGTACCTACCAAGGGATTTAACACTGAGAAAATTAAGGTAACCTTGGGAAATTCTAAAACAGTCACTTTTCACTTCTGGGATGTAGGTGGTCAGGAGAAACTAAGGCCACTGTGGAAGTCTTATACCAGATGCACAGATGGCATCGTGTTTGTTGTGGACTCGGTTGATGTTGAAAGGATGGAAGAAGCAAAAACTGAACTTCATAAAATCACAAGGATATCAGAAAACCAAGGAGTCCCTGTACTTATAGTTGCTAACAAACAAGACCTGAGGAACTCACTGTCTCTCTCAGAAATTGAGAAATTGTTAGCAATGGGTGAACTAAGCTCATCAACTCCATGGCATTTGCAGCCTACCTGTGCAATCATAGGAGATGGACTAAAGGAAGGACTTGAAAAACTGCATGATATgataattaaaagaagaaaaatgttgcgacagcagaaaaagaaaagatga
- the LOC133749603 gene encoding ADP-ribosylation factor-like protein 4A isoform X2, producing MRAQGAGLAGLPPLRAGRQWGWRWWVVREAWAWPAPESEVSSIGSARAAGRAEASGWVAFPPPGAGAPAHALSLVPRLQSRSLVVESPRRRNFKVLRREHFHLGQLPALEMGNGLSDQTSILSSLPSFQSFHIVILGLDCAGKTTVLYRLQFNEFVNTVPTKGFNTEKIKVTLGNSKTVTFHFWDVGGQEKLRPLWKSYTRCTDGIVFVVDSVDVERMEEAKTELHKITRISENQGVPVLIVANKQDLRNSLSLSEIEKLLAMGELSSSTPWHLQPTCAIIGDGLKEGLEKLHDMIIKRRKMLRQQKKKR from the exons ATGAGGGCGCAGGGGGCGGGCCTTGCAGGGCTGCCCCCGCTGAGGGCTGGCCGCCAATGGGGTTGGAGGTGGTGGGTGGTCCGTGAGGCGTGGGCGTGGCCGGCCCCTGAGTCCGAGGTTTCCAGCATAGGCAGCGCCAGAGCTGCGGGCAGAGCGGAGGCGAGCGGTTGGGTTGCGTTTCCCCCACCCGGAGCAGGAGCGCCTGCCCATGCACTCTCATTGGTTCCCAGACTGCAGTCCCGGAG TCTTGTGGTTGAGTCACCCAGGAGGAGAAATTTTAAAGTCCTAAGAAGAGAGCATTTCCATTTGGGACAATTACCTGCGCTGGAAATGGGGAATGGACTATCAGACCAAACTTCTATCCTGTCCAGCCTGCCTTCGTTTCAGTCCTTTCACATCGTTATTCTGGGTTTGGACTGTGCAGGAAAGACGACTGTCTTATACAGACTACAGTTCAATGAGTTTGTAAATACTGTACCTACCAAGGGATTTAACACTGAGAAAATTAAGGTAACCTTGGGAAATTCTAAAACAGTCACTTTTCACTTCTGGGATGTAGGTGGTCAGGAGAAACTAAGGCCACTGTGGAAGTCTTATACCAGATGCACAGATGGCATCGTGTTTGTTGTGGACTCGGTTGATGTTGAAAGGATGGAAGAAGCAAAAACTGAACTTCATAAAATCACAAGGATATCAGAAAACCAAGGAGTCCCTGTACTTATAGTTGCTAACAAACAAGACCTGAGGAACTCACTGTCTCTCTCAGAAATTGAGAAATTGTTAGCAATGGGTGAACTAAGCTCATCAACTCCATGGCATTTGCAGCCTACCTGTGCAATCATAGGAGATGGACTAAAGGAAGGACTTGAAAAACTGCATGATATgataattaaaagaagaaaaatgttgcgacagcagaaaaagaaaagatga
- the LOC133749603 gene encoding ADP-ribosylation factor-like protein 4A isoform X3: MGNGLSDQTSILSSLPSFQSFHIVILGLDCAGKTTVLYRLQFNEFVNTVPTKGFNTEKIKVTLGNSKTVTFHFWDVGGQEKLRPLWKSYTRCTDGIVFVVDSVDVERMEEAKTELHKITRISENQGVPVLIVANKQDLRNSLSLSEIEKLLAMGELSSSTPWHLQPTCAIIGDGLKEGLEKLHDMIIKRRKMLRQQKKKR, from the coding sequence ATGGGGAATGGACTATCAGACCAAACTTCTATCCTGTCCAGCCTGCCTTCGTTTCAGTCCTTTCACATCGTTATTCTGGGTTTGGACTGTGCAGGAAAGACGACTGTCTTATACAGACTACAGTTCAATGAGTTTGTAAATACTGTACCTACCAAGGGATTTAACACTGAGAAAATTAAGGTAACCTTGGGAAATTCTAAAACAGTCACTTTTCACTTCTGGGATGTAGGTGGTCAGGAGAAACTAAGGCCACTGTGGAAGTCTTATACCAGATGCACAGATGGCATCGTGTTTGTTGTGGACTCGGTTGATGTTGAAAGGATGGAAGAAGCAAAAACTGAACTTCATAAAATCACAAGGATATCAGAAAACCAAGGAGTCCCTGTACTTATAGTTGCTAACAAACAAGACCTGAGGAACTCACTGTCTCTCTCAGAAATTGAGAAATTGTTAGCAATGGGTGAACTAAGCTCATCAACTCCATGGCATTTGCAGCCTACCTGTGCAATCATAGGAGATGGACTAAAGGAAGGACTTGAAAAACTGCATGATATgataattaaaagaagaaaaatgttgcgacagcagaaaaagaaaagatga